A single region of the Arthrobacter sp. zg-Y20 genome encodes:
- a CDS encoding glycerophosphodiester phosphodiesterase family protein: MQLAAAASGGATGAGISRRSVFLLAGAGLGMAATGCHAGARVAPPAANSIATVEDLLTREPFYAAHRGSQDNWPEHTAEAYRRSVEAGAEALEISVHRTSDNVFVCHHDPNTLRMTGVDKEIARSTYEELLELSNNAKAWLGPNSPGVPLPKLTDVLDQYAASCVIFLEDKASGDPADLLDIMDKYPEPTRHFVWKQSGTARQTPAVKERGYLTWGYFAEDESVKLTAQLAERFDLVGLHWSAPDGEVERAVEYGKPVLTWDIHTRFERDRMVRLGARGIICANLPYVTTDAPRADADSFAGGLRAAGDLPYALAWTHQPVIQPATASIRLDHPVKASYCMGSMCPLNGEAGYRISFEMRWPDKLPDEAGHAGLAFGQANDAPYRIREAASSGGYHFVQRTDGTMELFGRQAGETSGYVLGSSAATRPVPGDWMRYEVRVTPDEVSVARLDGDGERTVSARNNTYRGGYFFLCRNYDGPPAVEFRSIRSKPAAN, from the coding sequence ATGCAGCTGGCAGCTGCCGCATCCGGCGGCGCCACCGGTGCTGGAATTTCCCGCCGCAGCGTGTTCCTGTTGGCCGGGGCAGGCCTCGGTATGGCGGCCACCGGGTGCCATGCAGGGGCCCGGGTGGCCCCGCCCGCTGCGAACAGCATCGCAACGGTGGAGGACCTGCTGACCCGCGAGCCCTTTTACGCCGCCCACCGGGGGTCGCAGGACAACTGGCCTGAACACACGGCGGAAGCCTATCGGCGGTCGGTCGAGGCAGGGGCCGAGGCGCTGGAAATTTCCGTGCACCGGACATCGGACAATGTGTTCGTCTGCCACCATGACCCCAATACACTCCGCATGACCGGCGTCGACAAGGAAATCGCCCGGAGCACCTACGAGGAACTGCTGGAGCTGTCCAACAACGCCAAAGCCTGGCTGGGCCCGAACAGTCCCGGGGTGCCGCTGCCCAAGCTGACGGATGTGCTGGACCAGTACGCGGCGTCGTGCGTGATCTTTCTGGAGGACAAGGCATCCGGCGACCCCGCAGACCTGCTCGACATCATGGACAAGTATCCGGAACCCACACGGCACTTTGTGTGGAAGCAGTCCGGTACCGCCCGGCAAACCCCAGCAGTGAAAGAACGCGGCTACCTGACATGGGGCTACTTCGCAGAAGACGAATCCGTCAAGCTCACGGCGCAGCTGGCCGAGCGGTTCGACCTGGTGGGACTGCATTGGAGCGCCCCGGACGGCGAGGTGGAACGGGCCGTGGAATATGGCAAGCCCGTGCTGACCTGGGACATCCACACCAGATTCGAACGGGACCGCATGGTGCGCCTCGGTGCCCGCGGCATCATTTGCGCGAACCTCCCTTATGTCACCACCGATGCGCCCCGGGCGGACGCCGACTCTTTTGCCGGCGGATTGCGTGCAGCCGGCGACCTGCCCTATGCACTGGCTTGGACCCATCAGCCGGTAATCCAACCGGCCACAGCCTCGATCCGGCTGGACCATCCGGTCAAGGCGAGTTACTGCATGGGATCCATGTGTCCGCTCAACGGCGAAGCGGGGTACAGGATCTCCTTTGAAATGCGCTGGCCGGACAAGCTTCCCGACGAGGCCGGGCACGCCGGGCTCGCCTTCGGCCAGGCAAATGACGCGCCCTACCGCATCCGGGAGGCTGCGTCCTCCGGCGGGTACCACTTCGTGCAGCGGACGGACGGCACCATGGAACTCTTCGGACGCCAGGCCGGCGAGACTTCCGGCTACGTGCTGGGCAGTAGCGCGGCAACGCGGCCGGTGCCGGGGGACTGGATGCGTTACGAGGTGCGCGTAACCCCGGACGAAGTATCCGTGGCACGGCTGGACGGGGACGGAGAACGGACGGTGTCCGCCCGCAACAACACGTATCGGGGCGGTTACTTTTTCCTATGCCGGAACTACGACGGGCCGCCGGCCGTGGAGTTCCGGTCCATTCGGAGCAAGCCGGCGGCGAACTAA
- a CDS encoding cysteine desulfurase — protein sequence MPVVSTPVSLRHAEGPMDNAEVERIRNDFPILHQEVNGHPLVYLDSGATSQNPLSVIEAEQEFYEQRNSAVHRGAHTLAVAATDVYEDARQTVAGFINARPDEIVWTSNATEALNLLTYAFSNASLGRGGAAARRFALGPGDEIVVTEMEHHANLIPWQELAFRTGATLRYIPVDDTGALLLEEAENIIGPRTAILAFSHASNVLGTINPVQTLVKMAHGHGALVVLDACQSVPHLPVDVKALDVDFAAFSGHKMLGPTGIGVLYGKADLLNAMPTFLTGGSMITTVTMDKAEYLPAPQRFEAGTQRISQAMALAAAVNYLQETGMERIHAWETELGRRLVSGLEQIEGIRVLGPKAGVERIGLAAFDVDGVHSHDVGQFLDDQGIAVRVGHHCAQPLHRRLGLVSTTRASTYLYNTTDDVDAFLAAVAGVRPFFGVK from the coding sequence GTGCCCGTGGTTTCCACTCCAGTCAGCCTCCGCCATGCCGAAGGCCCGATGGACAACGCCGAAGTTGAACGCATCCGCAACGACTTCCCCATCCTGCACCAAGAGGTCAACGGCCATCCGCTGGTGTACCTGGACTCCGGGGCCACGTCCCAGAACCCGCTGAGCGTGATTGAAGCGGAGCAGGAGTTCTACGAGCAGCGCAACTCCGCCGTCCACCGCGGCGCCCACACGCTGGCAGTTGCCGCCACCGACGTTTACGAAGACGCCCGGCAAACCGTAGCCGGTTTCATTAACGCGCGGCCGGACGAAATTGTGTGGACCTCCAACGCCACAGAGGCGCTGAACTTGCTGACCTACGCGTTCTCCAACGCCTCGCTGGGCCGCGGAGGTGCCGCCGCCAGGCGCTTCGCCCTGGGCCCGGGGGACGAGATTGTGGTGACGGAAATGGAGCACCACGCCAACCTGATTCCCTGGCAGGAACTGGCTTTCCGCACGGGTGCCACCCTCCGGTACATTCCGGTGGATGACACTGGGGCACTCCTGTTGGAGGAAGCGGAGAACATTATTGGTCCCCGCACCGCCATCCTGGCGTTCTCTCACGCCTCCAACGTCCTGGGCACCATCAACCCGGTGCAAACCCTGGTAAAGATGGCGCACGGGCACGGAGCCCTGGTGGTGCTGGATGCCTGCCAGTCCGTGCCGCACCTGCCGGTGGACGTCAAAGCGCTCGACGTGGACTTCGCCGCGTTCTCCGGCCACAAGATGCTCGGCCCCACCGGGATCGGCGTGCTGTACGGCAAGGCGGACCTGTTGAACGCCATGCCCACGTTCCTCACGGGCGGTTCCATGATCACTACCGTGACCATGGACAAGGCGGAGTACCTTCCTGCACCCCAGCGGTTCGAAGCGGGCACCCAGCGCATTTCCCAGGCCATGGCCCTGGCCGCGGCGGTGAACTACCTGCAGGAAACCGGTATGGAGCGCATCCATGCCTGGGAAACTGAACTCGGACGACGCCTGGTCAGCGGACTGGAGCAGATCGAGGGCATCCGCGTACTGGGTCCGAAGGCGGGCGTCGAACGGATCGGGCTGGCGGCCTTCGACGTCGATGGCGTCCATTCCCATGACGTCGGGCAGTTCCTGGATGACCAGGGCATTGCCGTCAGGGTGGGCCACCACTGCGCCCAGCCCCTGCACCGCCGGCTGGGACTGGTATCCACCACCCGGGCCAGCACCTACCTGTACAACACAACGGACGACGTCGATGCCTTCCTTGCCGCGGTAGCCGGCGTCCGGCCATTTTTTGGGGTGAAGTAA
- the sufU gene encoding Fe-S cluster assembly sulfur transfer protein SufU, which translates to MSSDLQQLYQQIILQHAKDRHGDGLLDVPAGAGSGESHQLNPTCGDEITLRAVMDGSRLDAVSWEGQGCSISMASASVLTDMAAGLDRQEVLALVQDFRELMRSRGTIEPDEEVLGDAAAFAGVSRYPARVKCAMLAWVALEDAVLSAA; encoded by the coding sequence ATGAGTTCCGACCTGCAGCAGCTCTACCAGCAGATCATCCTGCAGCATGCCAAGGACCGGCACGGCGACGGGCTGCTGGACGTTCCTGCCGGTGCCGGGTCCGGAGAGTCCCACCAGCTGAACCCGACCTGCGGCGATGAAATCACCCTCCGCGCGGTGATGGACGGATCCCGGCTGGATGCGGTGAGCTGGGAAGGACAGGGCTGTTCTATCTCGATGGCTTCGGCATCAGTGCTGACGGACATGGCCGCAGGGTTGGACCGGCAGGAAGTCCTCGCACTGGTGCAGGACTTCCGTGAGCTGATGCGGTCCCGTGGAACCATCGAACCGGACGAAGAGGTACTGGGGGACGCGGCAGCTTTCGCCGGTGTTTCCCGCTACCCGGCCCGGGTCAAGTGCGCCATGCTGGCCTGGGTGGCCCTGGAAGATGCGGTGCTCAGCGCGGCCTGA
- a CDS encoding glycosyltransferase family 39 protein, protein MSDTTAQASSNPRPARLTPSGTLRPTHRTAVGAAPVLVGLIAVAVSLFLAWQPALWTDEAVTISAASRSWSSLWSMLGEVDAVHGAYYALMHLWGSVFGYSEAALRLPSAIAVGFATAGLYLAARALDGPRTAFAAAAVFAVLPRTTWMGMEGRSFALSTAVTVALSCALLAGVSRRRRRWFVLYGLLAAIGVILNIYVLLAVVSHGLYILLLPRARRALRAWSAAAAGGVLAGAPVVVAAVCQAGQLGTPDLTLQQLARKVLVDQWFLGETPTNAAVSGSGNGLWQPAAVILAGAAWLLAAHALRAPSRPLLAFALPLLLVPTAALVFYSLAASPIYNPRYLSLTVPAMALLIGAGLARLRSPRAVAALGLLCALILPVYLSQRSEGAKDSSDWARAAGYVQAHANPGNGIYFGPRRAPEGPLVDQTQRRISTAYPEAFEGLRDVTVLATGEADGSLDGTSLRLQDSTSRIKDINRVLAVRRADYPPELTAAEDRWFVEQGFTAVDAWSGTTNRITVFERKSGGSS, encoded by the coding sequence ATGTCCGACACCACCGCACAGGCCTCCTCCAACCCGCGTCCGGCCCGGTTGACGCCGTCGGGCACCCTGCGTCCCACCCACCGAACCGCGGTAGGTGCCGCGCCGGTCCTAGTGGGTCTCATCGCGGTGGCGGTGTCCCTGTTCCTGGCCTGGCAGCCCGCATTGTGGACGGATGAAGCGGTGACCATTTCCGCTGCGTCCCGAAGCTGGTCCTCGCTGTGGTCCATGCTCGGCGAGGTGGACGCGGTGCACGGCGCCTATTACGCGCTGATGCACCTGTGGGGCTCGGTCTTCGGCTATTCCGAAGCGGCACTGCGCCTGCCCAGCGCCATCGCCGTCGGCTTCGCAACCGCAGGACTGTACCTGGCGGCCCGGGCGCTGGACGGGCCCCGCACCGCGTTTGCCGCAGCAGCCGTTTTTGCGGTCCTGCCCAGGACCACCTGGATGGGGATGGAGGGACGCTCCTTCGCTCTCAGCACCGCCGTCACGGTTGCCCTGAGCTGTGCTCTGCTGGCCGGTGTCAGCAGGCGGCGCCGGCGCTGGTTTGTGCTCTATGGCCTGCTCGCGGCAATAGGTGTCATCCTCAACATCTACGTCCTTTTGGCCGTGGTTTCCCACGGCCTGTACATATTGCTGCTTCCACGGGCCCGCCGGGCATTGCGGGCATGGTCTGCCGCTGCGGCGGGCGGCGTGCTGGCAGGGGCTCCGGTGGTGGTTGCAGCGGTCTGCCAAGCGGGGCAGCTGGGAACCCCTGACCTCACCCTGCAGCAGTTGGCACGAAAGGTACTGGTGGACCAGTGGTTCCTGGGTGAAACACCAACAAACGCTGCAGTCTCCGGGTCCGGGAACGGGCTGTGGCAGCCCGCCGCGGTGATCCTGGCCGGTGCCGCATGGCTGCTGGCCGCACATGCCCTGCGGGCGCCGTCCCGGCCGCTGCTGGCCTTCGCGCTGCCGCTGCTCTTGGTGCCTACCGCAGCTCTTGTGTTTTACTCGCTGGCCGCCTCACCCATCTACAATCCCCGCTACCTGTCCCTGACGGTCCCGGCCATGGCCCTGCTCATCGGAGCGGGCCTTGCGCGCCTGCGGAGCCCCCGGGCAGTGGCCGCCCTTGGCCTGCTGTGCGCGCTGATCCTGCCGGTCTACCTCTCACAACGGAGCGAGGGAGCGAAGGACTCGTCCGACTGGGCCCGGGCGGCCGGCTATGTGCAGGCCCACGCCAACCCGGGGAACGGCATCTACTTTGGGCCGCGGCGGGCCCCGGAAGGGCCGCTGGTGGATCAGACCCAGCGCCGCATCAGCACCGCGTATCCGGAGGCCTTCGAGGGCCTGCGGGACGTGACGGTCCTGGCAACGGGCGAAGCGGACGGCAGCTTGGACGGGACGTCGCTGCGGCTTCAGGACAGTACCTCCCGGATCAAAGACATTAACCGGGTCCTTGCCGTCCGCCGCGCCGACTACCCGCCGGAGCTGACAGCTGCGGAAGACCGCTGGTTCGTCGAGCAGGGGTTCACGGCCGTGGACGCCTGGTCCGGAACCACCAACCGCATCACCGTGTTTGAGCGGAAGAGCGGCGGCAGCAGTTAG
- a CDS encoding glycosyltransferase family 4 protein — translation MHSSNEMYGADRVLLQVVQSVPPNRREDLVVWLPRTPGADAGPAQGAQLSDELGRLGFRHVRRNMPVLRRRLISVRGLLLLAGQLASVLPALIRLRPQVLYCSTSALLLLAPIARMLRIPRVVLHIQEIWSGPEAVVLRILSRFATDWIAISRACADSVPPALRHKVHVIANGVEDLPAPQRHGGPEEGGPETQPDGPAGTPLRFVMAGRWNTWKGHECLLSAWDAGDPPGTLSILGGPPATGNAVDVAAMAAGLRQPESVRVVGEVPDITPYVDAADVMVVPSTSPEPFGLVAIEAFARGKPVLGSNAGGLADVVTHGVTGWLYEPGDTAGLATVLRQVDRPRALAMGRLARRAYEEQYTAAIFRENLRAWWKQVLEED, via the coding sequence GTGCACTCTTCCAACGAGATGTACGGCGCAGACCGGGTACTGCTCCAAGTGGTGCAGTCGGTGCCGCCCAATCGCAGGGAGGACCTCGTGGTGTGGCTGCCGCGCACCCCGGGGGCCGACGCCGGCCCGGCACAGGGTGCACAGCTCAGTGACGAATTGGGACGCCTCGGATTCCGCCACGTCCGGCGGAATATGCCGGTGCTTCGACGGCGGTTGATTTCGGTACGCGGCCTGCTCCTGCTTGCCGGTCAGCTGGCTTCAGTGCTGCCGGCATTGATTCGGCTGCGCCCGCAGGTACTCTACTGCTCCACCAGTGCGCTCCTGTTGCTGGCTCCCATTGCCCGGATGCTGCGCATTCCCCGGGTGGTACTGCATATCCAGGAAATATGGTCCGGACCCGAAGCAGTGGTACTGCGGATCCTGTCCCGGTTTGCCACGGACTGGATAGCTATTTCCCGCGCCTGTGCGGATTCCGTGCCGCCGGCCCTGCGGCATAAAGTGCACGTTATTGCCAACGGGGTGGAGGACCTGCCCGCCCCGCAAAGACACGGCGGGCCGGAGGAAGGCGGGCCGGAGACACAGCCGGACGGCCCTGCCGGGACACCGCTTCGTTTTGTGATGGCAGGGCGGTGGAATACATGGAAAGGCCATGAGTGCCTGCTGTCCGCGTGGGACGCGGGGGATCCGCCGGGAACGCTCAGCATCCTGGGCGGCCCGCCGGCCACCGGGAACGCCGTGGACGTCGCGGCCATGGCTGCCGGGCTGCGGCAACCCGAATCAGTGCGGGTGGTGGGAGAAGTTCCGGACATTACTCCCTACGTGGACGCGGCAGATGTGATGGTGGTCCCGTCCACCAGCCCGGAGCCGTTTGGTTTGGTGGCCATTGAAGCGTTCGCCCGGGGCAAACCCGTCCTGGGAAGCAACGCCGGCGGGCTGGCCGATGTGGTGACCCACGGCGTTACCGGCTGGCTGTACGAGCCCGGCGACACGGCCGGCCTGGCTACCGTCCTGCGGCAGGTGGACCGTCCCCGGGCCCTGGCGATGGGCCGGCTGGCGCGGCGCGCCTACGAGGAGCAGTACACCGCCGCTATCTTCCGGGAGAACCTCCGTGCCTGGTGGAAACAGGTGCTGGAGGAGGACTAG
- a CDS encoding UDP-glucose/GDP-mannose dehydrogenase family protein — translation MRLSVIGCGYLGAVHAASMAKLGHEVIGIDVDQSRVDELSAARAPFFEPGLPELLAEAEATGRLKFSTDMADAAGADVHFICVGTPQRKGEYAADLRYVDAAVAGLAPYLKPGNAVVGKSTVPVGTAARLAEQLEEDAPGAVLVWNPEFLREGHAVQDTLSPDRFVYGVPAGPAGEAAAAALDEVYAVPLATGTARLVVDYATAELVKTAANSFLATKISFINAMAEVCEASGADVTALADAIGMDERIGRKFLNAGVGFGGGCLPKDIRAFMARAGELGADQALTFLREVDAINMRRRSKVVEMTRDICGGSLLGKRVTILGAAFKPDSDDVRDSPALSAAAQLQLQGATVTVTDPQALQNAKGRFPELNYEPVTENAMQNAHALVLLTEWKEYRSLDPVATAAMVAEKNIIDGRNVLDSGRWRAAGWNYRGMGRP, via the coding sequence GTGCGTCTTTCAGTCATCGGCTGCGGCTACCTCGGCGCCGTTCATGCCGCATCAATGGCCAAACTGGGGCACGAGGTCATCGGGATCGACGTCGACCAGTCCAGGGTGGACGAGTTGTCCGCCGCGAGGGCACCCTTCTTCGAGCCGGGGCTTCCCGAACTGCTGGCCGAAGCCGAGGCCACCGGCCGGCTGAAGTTCAGCACGGACATGGCGGACGCCGCCGGGGCGGATGTCCACTTCATTTGTGTGGGTACCCCGCAGCGGAAAGGCGAATACGCCGCGGACCTGCGCTACGTTGATGCCGCCGTTGCCGGCCTCGCGCCATACCTCAAGCCCGGCAACGCGGTGGTCGGCAAGTCCACCGTTCCCGTTGGCACGGCGGCGAGGCTGGCCGAGCAGCTGGAGGAAGACGCACCCGGGGCCGTACTGGTGTGGAACCCCGAGTTCCTGCGGGAAGGCCATGCCGTCCAGGACACCCTCTCCCCCGACCGGTTTGTGTACGGCGTGCCCGCTGGCCCCGCCGGTGAAGCCGCAGCCGCTGCCCTGGACGAGGTCTATGCCGTTCCCCTGGCCACCGGCACGGCCCGGTTGGTGGTGGACTATGCCACCGCTGAACTGGTGAAGACGGCCGCCAACTCTTTCCTGGCCACCAAGATCAGCTTCATCAACGCGATGGCCGAGGTATGCGAGGCTTCCGGAGCGGACGTAACTGCGCTGGCTGACGCGATCGGCATGGACGAGCGGATCGGGCGGAAGTTCCTCAATGCCGGAGTCGGGTTCGGGGGCGGCTGCCTGCCCAAGGACATCCGTGCGTTTATGGCACGTGCCGGTGAGCTGGGTGCCGATCAGGCCCTGACTTTCCTCCGCGAGGTGGATGCCATCAACATGCGCCGCAGGTCCAAGGTCGTGGAAATGACGCGGGATATCTGCGGCGGTTCGCTGCTCGGCAAACGCGTCACCATTCTCGGTGCCGCCTTCAAACCGGACAGCGACGATGTCCGGGACTCGCCTGCCCTCAGCGCAGCCGCGCAGCTGCAGCTGCAGGGGGCAACCGTCACGGTCACCGATCCCCAGGCTCTGCAGAACGCCAAAGGACGCTTCCCGGAACTCAACTATGAACCGGTTACGGAAAACGCCATGCAGAACGCCCACGCCCTGGTCCTCCTGACCGAGTGGAAGGAGTACCGGAGCCTGGATCCGGTAGCCACCGCAGCCATGGTGGCGGAGAAGAACATCATTGACGGGCGCAACGTCCTGGACTCCGGCCGTTGGCGGGCGGCCGGCTGGAATTACCGGGGCATGGGCCGTCCCTAG
- a CDS encoding ATP-binding protein, which produces MLDFAVVGGLYYDGRTSVIGLSFLSIFPVFWMAWSGLAPRTAGLLSYACTTLVLWAPLVTTGASSPRELAAPMLIPIIMMGTSMVVSTVERDGKVHRARLMEAEAQLQGSLQETRVRSQLLDGVLETVDVGVMALDAKGRTILMNSRQRSNHALANLDAGSPDGENDLIFGLDQVTRLPHAQRPTQRALREESFSDVIVWVGAGERQRALAVCSRSLRDNGEFSGSVLAYSDVTDMVNALNAKEDFVSSVSHELRTPLTSIIGYLDLVLEDLEPAAVPDHIQSALQVAQRNAERLLLLVADLLTTASGTMHLHRRDTDVAELVRASLDSARRRAEAVDVALKCDCEPGLEATVDPDRISQVLDNLLSNAIKYSPDGGTVTVRSRRAEGNLLLEVQDNGIGMSESDQRDVFTKFFRTGQVKKAAIPGVGLGLVITKSIVEAHGGRISFVSELGRGTTFRVEIPVHTAADIPLPVY; this is translated from the coding sequence GTGCTCGATTTCGCAGTAGTGGGCGGCCTGTACTACGACGGCCGCACCTCGGTCATCGGACTGAGTTTCCTGTCGATTTTCCCGGTTTTCTGGATGGCATGGTCCGGTTTGGCTCCACGCACGGCGGGGCTGCTGAGCTACGCCTGCACCACTTTGGTGCTGTGGGCGCCGCTGGTGACCACAGGAGCCTCGTCGCCCCGGGAACTGGCGGCACCCATGCTCATTCCGATCATCATGATGGGCACTTCAATGGTGGTTTCCACCGTTGAGCGCGATGGAAAAGTCCATCGCGCACGCCTGATGGAGGCGGAAGCACAGCTGCAGGGAAGCCTGCAGGAGACCCGTGTCCGTTCACAACTCCTGGACGGAGTGCTGGAGACCGTGGACGTGGGCGTGATGGCACTCGATGCCAAGGGCCGCACCATCCTGATGAACAGCCGGCAGCGAAGCAACCATGCCCTGGCCAACCTGGATGCCGGCTCGCCCGACGGCGAGAACGACCTCATCTTCGGCCTGGACCAGGTAACCCGACTGCCCCATGCGCAGCGCCCCACGCAGCGGGCACTGCGCGAAGAATCCTTCTCCGACGTTATTGTGTGGGTGGGCGCCGGTGAACGCCAACGCGCCTTGGCGGTATGTTCACGGTCCCTGCGCGACAACGGTGAATTCTCCGGATCGGTCCTGGCCTACAGCGATGTCACCGACATGGTCAACGCCCTCAATGCCAAGGAAGACTTCGTGTCCAGCGTGTCGCACGAACTGCGCACGCCCCTGACATCGATCATCGGCTACCTCGACCTGGTCCTCGAGGACCTGGAGCCCGCGGCGGTCCCGGACCATATCCAAAGTGCACTGCAGGTGGCCCAGCGCAACGCCGAACGCCTGCTGCTTTTGGTGGCCGACCTGCTGACCACCGCTTCCGGAACCATGCACCTGCACCGCAGGGACACCGACGTCGCCGAACTGGTCCGGGCGAGCCTGGACAGCGCCAGACGCCGGGCCGAAGCAGTAGATGTGGCCCTGAAGTGTGATTGCGAGCCGGGCCTGGAAGCCACGGTGGACCCGGACCGGATTTCCCAGGTGCTGGACAACCTCCTCTCCAACGCCATCAAGTACTCCCCCGACGGCGGCACAGTCACGGTCCGCTCCCGCCGGGCGGAGGGGAACCTTCTCCTGGAGGTCCAGGACAACGGCATTGGCATGAGCGAGTCGGACCAGCGGGACGTGTTCACGAAGTTCTTCCGGACCGGGCAGGTCAAAAAGGCCGCGATCCCCGGGGTGGGCCTCGGACTGGTCATTACCAAATCCATTGTGGAAGCCCACGGGGGACGGATTTCCTTCGTTTCAGAACTGGGCAGGGGCACTACGTTTCGGGTCGAGATTCCCGTGCACACGGCCGCGGATATCCCATTGCCTGTTTACTAA